A part of Corynebacterium lactis RW2-5 genomic DNA contains:
- a CDS encoding potassium channel family protein yields MREPVRNSSGHEAELDDLPDHALLGVIGLPESAPKNPWRLIVRRLNYAAVLLLIASLVVYYDKGGYTEDLTFVDSLYYSAVSLSTTGYGDITPVTQRARIFNILIITPLRVAFLALLVGTTLTVLTQESRKTLQIQRWRRQLRNHTVVIGYGTKGRSAIAALLADGVDPAEIVVIDTNKQALEHATNQGLVTVHGSATKSDVLKLAGIPRARSVVIAPNKDDTAVLVTLSVRELAPGASIVASVRESENRHLLTQSGADQVVISSETAGRMLGLATVTPSVVEMMEDLLSPDEGFSVAERLVTEEEIGASPRHLADIALGVVRSGELYRIDSPECESVEPGDRLLYVRRVYSSDE; encoded by the coding sequence TTGCGTGAGCCAGTTCGCAACTCCTCGGGGCATGAGGCCGAGCTCGATGATCTGCCCGATCACGCGTTGCTCGGTGTCATTGGACTACCTGAATCGGCGCCCAAGAACCCGTGGCGCCTAATTGTCAGGCGGCTTAATTACGCCGCAGTGTTGCTCCTGATTGCATCCCTGGTTGTTTATTACGACAAGGGCGGATACACAGAGGATCTCACCTTTGTCGATTCCCTATATTATTCGGCGGTCAGCCTTTCTACGACGGGCTACGGCGATATCACCCCTGTGACTCAGCGGGCTCGCATCTTTAACATCCTGATTATCACCCCGTTGCGAGTTGCGTTCCTGGCACTCTTGGTCGGTACGACCTTGACGGTCTTGACACAGGAATCTCGAAAGACACTGCAGATTCAGCGCTGGAGGAGACAGTTGCGCAATCACACCGTTGTTATCGGCTACGGCACTAAGGGCCGTTCCGCCATCGCCGCTCTGCTTGCCGACGGCGTTGATCCCGCCGAAATTGTGGTTATTGACACGAATAAGCAGGCGCTCGAGCACGCTACCAACCAAGGGCTTGTGACGGTTCACGGTTCGGCGACGAAATCAGATGTGCTTAAACTCGCCGGAATTCCAAGGGCTCGTTCGGTAGTCATCGCCCCGAATAAGGACGACACCGCGGTGCTCGTTACTCTCTCCGTACGTGAACTTGCTCCTGGAGCATCCATCGTTGCATCTGTGCGAGAGTCTGAAAACCGCCACTTGCTCACTCAATCTGGAGCAGACCAAGTAGTGATTTCCTCGGAAACCGCCGGCCGAATGCTGGGCCTGGCCACAGTGACCCCGTCCGTTGTGGAGATGATGGAAGATCTACTCAGCCCGGACGAAGGATTCTCTGTTGCGGAGCGCCTGGTTACTGAGGAAGAGATTGGCGCCAGCCCGAGGCACCTCGCTGATATCGCCCTGGGAGTCGTGCGTTCTGGTGAGCTCTACCGGATTGATTCACCCGAGTGCGAGTCGGTGGAACCCGGTGACCGGCTGCTGTACGTGCGTCGCGTCTACAGCAGTGACGAGTAA
- a CDS encoding ATP-dependent DNA helicase UvrD2, which yields MPEYLSGLDPDQREAATAPMGPVCILAGAGTGKTRTITHRIKYLIDQGFVQPQKILAVTFTSRAAGEMRDRLAAMGTPGVQARTFHSAALRQLRYFWPQVAGDMPWKLLDDQKFRVVAQAVRRIGLDGSKETIRDVMGEIEWAKATLAGAEQYADALKKHGRTAPIAASKVIDCYRAYEDIKTTPDGLLLDFDDLLIHTAGAMENSRAVAEEFRNQYRCFVVDEYQDVTPLQQRVLNAWLGERDNLTVVGDANQTIYSFTGATPHYLMNFSRDYPEATVVRLQRDYRSTPQVVELANEVIGQAKGRIAGSRLKLVGQRPEGPEPTFNQYDDEPMEARATARTIKRLIDSGVQASEIAVLYRINAQSAVFEQALSEMGVPYQVRGGDGFYQRPEIRDAISALVRVSRSPAVVRLQGKDLLAQVKQVFAGLGLTPEEPEGAGARERWQSLSALFDLCRDLVHTNPELNIQALLGQLHTRQQAKHPPTVQGVTLASLHAAKGLEWDAVFLVGLTDGALPIQHALKKAEHSPLQATEAIEEERRLFYVGITRAREHLELSWSLARAEGGRKTRQRSRFLDGLEIGVSDHSSAQANPQSRRAKRKTRQCKGCTKPLYTDAERISGRCEECPVTADPQLVEAIRAWRLEVSKEMSVPAFVVFSDATLLAIAEQQPTTPEELLEIPGIGEAKLTHYGDGILALVNSFVDS from the coding sequence ATGCCGGAATACCTTTCTGGCCTGGACCCTGATCAGAGGGAAGCAGCGACGGCACCGATGGGGCCAGTATGTATCCTCGCAGGTGCCGGTACGGGTAAAACCCGAACGATTACGCATCGAATCAAATACCTCATCGACCAGGGCTTTGTGCAGCCGCAGAAAATTCTGGCGGTGACCTTCACGTCGCGAGCGGCAGGGGAGATGCGTGATCGACTCGCCGCTATGGGAACCCCGGGCGTACAGGCTAGAACTTTCCACTCAGCGGCACTGCGCCAATTGCGTTACTTCTGGCCACAAGTGGCAGGCGACATGCCTTGGAAGCTGCTGGACGACCAGAAGTTTCGAGTCGTCGCGCAGGCCGTACGTCGCATCGGACTCGACGGCTCCAAGGAAACCATTCGCGATGTCATGGGCGAGATCGAGTGGGCAAAGGCCACACTGGCGGGAGCAGAACAGTACGCGGACGCGTTGAAGAAGCACGGGCGTACAGCTCCAATCGCGGCCAGCAAAGTAATCGACTGCTACCGGGCATATGAGGACATCAAAACGACCCCCGATGGGCTGCTGCTAGATTTCGATGACCTACTAATTCACACCGCGGGTGCGATGGAAAATTCACGTGCCGTGGCGGAGGAATTCCGAAACCAGTACCGATGCTTCGTCGTCGATGAGTACCAGGACGTCACGCCCCTGCAGCAGCGAGTTCTCAACGCGTGGCTGGGCGAGCGCGACAACCTCACGGTAGTCGGCGATGCCAACCAGACGATTTACTCCTTCACCGGAGCGACTCCGCACTATCTGATGAACTTCTCCCGGGACTATCCCGAGGCCACGGTCGTGCGCCTTCAGCGCGACTATCGTTCAACGCCGCAGGTTGTTGAGCTCGCGAATGAAGTTATCGGTCAAGCGAAGGGGCGTATCGCCGGGTCGCGTTTGAAACTGGTTGGGCAGCGCCCGGAAGGGCCTGAGCCCACTTTCAACCAGTACGACGATGAACCGATGGAGGCGCGCGCCACCGCTCGGACTATCAAGCGTCTGATTGATTCGGGTGTGCAGGCATCCGAAATCGCAGTTCTTTACCGAATCAACGCCCAATCTGCTGTCTTCGAGCAGGCGTTGTCGGAGATGGGCGTGCCTTATCAAGTACGCGGCGGCGATGGGTTCTACCAGCGCCCCGAGATTCGCGATGCCATCTCTGCGCTCGTGCGGGTCTCTCGTTCCCCAGCAGTTGTCCGTTTGCAGGGAAAGGATTTGCTTGCTCAGGTTAAGCAGGTATTTGCGGGTCTTGGTCTGACCCCGGAGGAGCCGGAGGGGGCCGGGGCTCGGGAGCGCTGGCAGTCGCTCAGCGCGCTGTTCGATCTTTGTCGAGACCTCGTCCACACGAACCCGGAGCTGAATATCCAGGCTCTCTTGGGGCAGCTGCACACGCGTCAACAGGCAAAACATCCGCCGACGGTGCAGGGGGTGACTCTCGCCAGCCTCCACGCGGCAAAGGGGCTCGAGTGGGACGCCGTGTTCCTAGTCGGGCTTACCGACGGCGCGTTGCCCATCCAACACGCACTGAAGAAGGCCGAGCATTCCCCGCTTCAAGCGACCGAGGCCATCGAAGAGGAACGTCGCCTGTTCTACGTGGGCATCACCCGAGCTCGCGAGCATTTGGAGCTGTCCTGGTCGCTCGCGCGAGCAGAGGGCGGCCGAAAGACTCGTCAACGTAGCCGCTTCCTCGACGGCCTCGAGATTGGTGTGTCTGATCATAGTTCCGCGCAGGCGAATCCGCAGTCTCGGCGAGCGAAACGAAAGACTCGCCAGTGCAAGGGGTGCACGAAGCCGCTGTATACGGATGCCGAGCGCATTTCTGGGCGCTGCGAGGAATGCCCGGTGACTGCGGATCCTCAACTGGTGGAGGCAATTCGGGCGTGGCGCCTGGAGGTTTCCAAGGAGATGTCCGTGCCGGCGTTTGTCGTGTTCTCCGATGCGACCCTTCTAGCAATCGCGGAGCAGCAGCCGACGACTCCGGAGGAGCTCCTGGAGATCCCAGGTATCGGAGAGGCGAAGCTGACACACTACGGTGATGGGATTTTGGCGCTGGTCAACTCATTCGTCGACTCGTAG
- a CDS encoding TOMM precursor leader peptide-binding protein: MSAPEQGPALRPEVPILMRPGSRIQFGVESARSLILPLDDGIAPGPVFSALLAAHRGRPLAEELERARSTASLPESFVSALHDDLVRAGLTQQGPWRRRHTIIGRDGLRTGLHEGLRRTGSATLTKAMAPSRNATRWLAQANAEEIGLVVLTGMEVPSLPLTRVLYHRGIEHLYTHFRDGALILGPLVTPHGVSVLRRSSGQAAEGIPGTKPPCGMCLEAHRRDRDPARDLLALQLRTYVPVASSEWTTAAVSLLLGQLRRRDLSSLRGHELRIDLENLEITRQGFTAHPQCPVCGSPTSRRMS; this comes from the coding sequence GTGTCCGCTCCGGAACAGGGCCCAGCGTTGCGCCCGGAAGTGCCGATTCTCATGAGACCGGGGTCTCGAATTCAGTTTGGGGTAGAGTCCGCCCGCTCGCTGATTCTCCCGCTTGACGACGGCATCGCACCCGGCCCCGTGTTTTCCGCGTTACTCGCGGCCCATCGGGGCCGGCCGCTGGCTGAGGAGCTCGAGCGGGCGAGGTCCACCGCGTCTTTGCCGGAGAGTTTCGTCTCCGCGCTTCACGACGACCTGGTTAGGGCCGGGTTAACCCAACAGGGCCCGTGGAGAAGACGCCACACCATCATCGGACGCGATGGGCTGAGAACCGGGCTGCACGAGGGGCTGCGCAGAACGGGCAGCGCCACACTGACTAAAGCCATGGCACCCAGTAGAAATGCCACGCGTTGGCTAGCCCAGGCGAATGCTGAAGAGATCGGTCTCGTCGTGCTCACCGGCATGGAGGTACCGAGCCTGCCGCTGACTAGGGTGCTCTACCACCGCGGTATTGAGCATCTGTACACGCACTTCCGCGATGGCGCTCTTATTCTGGGACCACTGGTAACACCGCATGGGGTATCCGTGCTTCGTAGGAGTTCCGGTCAGGCTGCAGAAGGAATCCCCGGGACCAAACCCCCATGCGGAATGTGCCTCGAGGCCCACCGCCGAGACCGCGACCCGGCACGGGATCTTCTGGCGCTGCAGTTGCGCACCTACGTGCCCGTCGCATCCTCGGAGTGGACCACGGCGGCGGTTTCGTTGCTCTTAGGACAGCTAAGGCGTCGCGACCTGAGCAGCCTGCGCGGCCACGAACTGCGTATTGACCTGGAAAACCTCGAAATAACGCGTCAAGGTTTCACTGCGCATCCGCAGTGCCCGGTATGCGGGTCCCCTACGAGTCGACGAATGAGTTGA
- a CDS encoding YgjP-like metallopeptidase domain-containing protein, with protein sequence MDKKRPDYGPDVEVRRSRRRRRTVSARAEGNRIVVMVPADMPPKAEQQQVLEIVERVRKKVGNGLDNKDLERRARTLSRTVLQNKPRFESIKWVKNMSRRWASVTGGVEKPGRIRISHRLADVPDYVLDDVIVHELVHTFVEGGHTEEFWYWASQAPHHERARGYLEAYQRWGTQS encoded by the coding sequence ATGGATAAGAAGCGACCCGATTATGGGCCCGACGTTGAGGTGCGGCGGTCAAGGCGTCGTCGTCGGACGGTGTCCGCTCGTGCTGAGGGCAATCGGATTGTCGTGATGGTTCCTGCTGATATGCCGCCTAAGGCCGAGCAGCAGCAGGTGCTTGAAATCGTCGAGCGCGTGCGCAAGAAGGTCGGAAACGGCCTGGACAATAAGGACCTGGAGCGCCGCGCCCGGACTCTGTCCCGAACCGTGTTGCAGAACAAGCCACGCTTCGAGTCAATCAAGTGGGTCAAAAATATGTCCCGCCGCTGGGCTTCGGTCACCGGGGGCGTGGAGAAGCCAGGCCGGATTCGCATCTCCCATAGGCTTGCCGACGTCCCGGATTACGTTCTCGATGATGTGATTGTGCACGAACTAGTCCACACCTTTGTCGAGGGCGGGCATACCGAGGAGTTTTGGTATTGGGCCTCGCAGGCTCCGCACCATGAGAGGGCGCGCGGCTACCTGGAGGCCTATCAGCGTTGGGGAACGCAGAGCTAG
- a CDS encoding zinc-dependent metalloprotease, translated as MSSNGFGFGPNGNNDGDDDRDDRKDNNQGGFGGFGGFGGFGDQSNPFGIFGFPFGAPGGNGAGGSDDSATGNGRGGSGSGGPGNSGGQPNLGDILNQFGQMFSGMGQQFAQSNSGPVNHDVAERVARTRIGQPTDIKDSARDALTDSLRLAELWLDDATTLPAGANRIEAWNSLQWLENTMDTWKRLVDPVAKRMNDASLEGVPEEAREMMGPMMGIMNQMNSMSFGTQLGGALASLAKATLTGSDLGLPLHTIGAAVALPTHLTALAEELEVPERDLYIYAVAREAAHQRLFARVPWLVERMISSVEEYAAGIQIDYSSIEEAARGLNLEGLQDPQQMQEAMQQFQNMDLSPKINSRNEHARSRFQTLLALVEGWVDMVVTDALGERLTGAAQLDEAWRRRRLTEGAEQALEKATGIDLGSPKVREATELWRRLTTAVGMERRDQVWDHPDFLPVAEDLDDSAAFIDSVLGGTESDDFDPIAELEEQLRREAESGEKDNGSDDEPGNA; from the coding sequence ATGAGTTCAAACGGATTTGGCTTCGGTCCGAACGGCAACAACGACGGCGACGACGATCGCGACGACCGCAAGGACAACAACCAGGGTGGCTTCGGCGGCTTTGGTGGCTTCGGTGGTTTTGGTGACCAGTCGAATCCTTTCGGCATCTTCGGCTTCCCGTTCGGCGCTCCCGGTGGCAACGGCGCCGGCGGCTCCGACGACTCGGCTACGGGCAACGGTCGGGGCGGCTCCGGCTCCGGTGGTCCTGGTAACTCCGGCGGACAGCCGAACCTCGGCGATATCCTGAACCAGTTTGGCCAGATGTTTTCCGGCATGGGCCAGCAGTTCGCGCAGTCCAATTCCGGACCGGTCAACCATGATGTCGCAGAGCGCGTCGCCCGCACCAGGATTGGTCAGCCGACAGATATCAAAGACTCGGCCCGCGATGCGCTCACCGACTCCCTGCGCCTGGCGGAGCTCTGGCTCGATGACGCGACGACGCTGCCCGCGGGCGCCAACCGCATCGAGGCCTGGAACAGCCTGCAGTGGCTCGAAAACACGATGGACACCTGGAAGCGCCTGGTCGATCCTGTGGCCAAACGCATGAACGACGCTTCGCTGGAAGGCGTCCCGGAGGAAGCTCGGGAAATGATGGGCCCGATGATGGGCATCATGAACCAGATGAACTCCATGAGTTTCGGCACGCAGCTCGGCGGCGCATTGGCCAGCCTGGCGAAGGCGACGCTCACGGGCTCGGACCTGGGCCTACCGCTGCACACTATCGGCGCTGCGGTTGCGCTGCCCACTCATCTGACCGCTCTGGCGGAAGAGCTGGAAGTCCCCGAGCGAGACCTCTACATCTACGCAGTGGCGCGCGAGGCCGCACACCAGCGACTGTTCGCGCGGGTGCCGTGGCTCGTAGAGCGCATGATTTCCTCCGTCGAGGAATACGCCGCCGGAATCCAGATTGACTACTCCTCTATCGAGGAAGCCGCACGCGGATTGAACCTGGAGGGACTCCAGGATCCCCAGCAGATGCAAGAGGCGATGCAGCAGTTCCAGAACATGGACCTATCGCCAAAGATCAACTCCCGCAATGAGCACGCCCGCTCCCGTTTCCAGACCCTCCTCGCGCTCGTCGAAGGCTGGGTGGACATGGTTGTCACCGATGCTCTCGGGGAGCGCCTCACCGGCGCAGCACAGCTGGACGAAGCCTGGCGCCGCCGTCGCCTCACCGAGGGCGCCGAGCAGGCTCTGGAGAAGGCCACCGGCATCGACCTGGGCTCCCCGAAGGTCCGCGAGGCTACCGAACTGTGGCGTCGCCTGACCACGGCCGTCGGTATGGAACGCCGCGATCAGGTCTGGGATCACCCCGACTTCCTGCCTGTCGCGGAAGACCTCGACGACTCCGCAGCGTTCATCGACTCCGTCCTCGGTGGCACCGAGTCGGATGACTTCGACCCCATCGCCGAGCTGGAAGAGCAGCTCCGCCGCGAGGCCGAGAGCGGCGAGAAGGACAACGGCTCGGACGACGAGCCAGGCAACGCCTAG